A single Leptolyngbya sp. FACHB-261 DNA region contains:
- a CDS encoding sugar transferase: protein MLPSNRQFPASEPSIQARGLDIRRANLFVPWQLSGQGLRVAALMFSDIFGLSLAWKLAGHFNKSFMPPPSELVWWDWFGLPSPFWIFAAVTLILFGLQRFYTAGVGWRDYVKQGQVISSVYLFSLVVSYFYDPKLDAPRSLFFTAWFSSIALVVGLRLLMSLVLRQIQIWQLRSGQTAVANSVPVFLLVSPERLSVLSSLLHRRTDCRVVGAAPSSTANTAKTIQAILNSGASEVLAEQLPEVELASVLYWQLRNAGIRLRLVPTSLVMLHRRGAAEVFAGLPTVRVEMPVLGGLDYGLKRLLDQLCAFLAVILLAPLFLVVAVAIRLDSPGSIFFCQERVGLKGQSFQMWKFRTMLPNAASLQAQLEARNESGDGVLFKIKNDPRVTRLGRFLRRTSLDELPQLFNVLLGQMSLVGPRPLPVRDVERFESWHHTRHQVLPGITGLWQVSGRSDLDDFNDVARLDLFYIDNWSLNLDLDILVETVRIVLFGKGAY, encoded by the coding sequence ATGCTTCCTTCTAACCGGCAGTTTCCAGCGTCAGAGCCTAGCATCCAGGCTAGGGGGCTTGATATCCGTAGGGCCAACTTGTTTGTTCCCTGGCAGCTCTCGGGGCAAGGCTTGCGAGTAGCAGCCCTAATGTTCAGTGATATTTTCGGGTTGTCTCTGGCTTGGAAGCTAGCCGGTCACTTTAACAAATCGTTCATGCCCCCGCCCTCCGAACTGGTCTGGTGGGACTGGTTTGGTCTGCCCAGCCCGTTCTGGATTTTCGCCGCTGTAACCCTAATCCTGTTTGGCCTACAGCGGTTCTATACAGCGGGTGTAGGCTGGCGCGATTACGTGAAACAGGGACAGGTGATTAGCTCGGTTTACCTGTTCTCGCTGGTGGTCTCTTACTTCTATGACCCCAAGCTGGACGCGCCGCGTTCTTTGTTCTTCACAGCCTGGTTTAGCAGCATTGCTCTGGTCGTTGGGCTGCGTCTATTAATGAGCTTGGTGCTGCGTCAGATTCAGATTTGGCAGTTGCGTAGTGGTCAGACGGCAGTTGCCAACAGTGTGCCAGTGTTTCTGCTAGTGTCTCCAGAGCGGTTGTCCGTTTTGAGCAGTCTGCTGCATCGCCGTACAGATTGTCGTGTGGTTGGGGCAGCCCCTTCTAGCACTGCCAATACCGCCAAGACCATCCAGGCAATCTTAAACTCTGGAGCGTCTGAAGTCCTAGCCGAGCAGCTACCGGAGGTTGAGCTAGCTTCTGTTCTCTATTGGCAGTTGCGTAACGCCGGTATTCGTTTGCGATTGGTGCCAACTAGCCTGGTGATGCTGCATCGACGCGGAGCCGCAGAAGTCTTTGCAGGGTTGCCAACCGTACGCGTCGAAATGCCGGTACTGGGTGGTTTGGACTATGGCCTCAAGCGTCTTCTAGATCAACTCTGCGCATTTCTAGCGGTGATTCTACTAGCGCCGCTGTTTCTAGTGGTTGCTGTTGCAATCCGGCTCGACAGCCCAGGCTCAATCTTCTTTTGTCAGGAGCGCGTTGGCTTGAAAGGACAAAGCTTTCAGATGTGGAAGTTCCGTACCATGCTGCCAAATGCTGCCAGTCTGCAAGCTCAGCTGGAAGCCCGCAATGAGAGCGGCGATGGCGTTCTGTTCAAGATCAAAAATGACCCACGTGTTACCCGGCTGGGTCGCTTCCTGCGTCGTACCAGCCTGGATGAGCTACCTCAACTGTTCAACGTGCTGCTAGGGCAGATGAGTCTCGTAGGGCCCCGTCCTCTCCCCGTGCGCGATGTGGAGCGCTTTGAGAGCTGGCACCATACTCGCCATCAAGTTCTGCCGGGTATCACTGGTTTGTGGCAAGTCTCAGGCCGCTCCGACCTGGATGACTTTAATGATGTTGCGCGATTGGATCTGTTCTATATCGATAATTGGTCGCTCAATTTGGATCTGGACATCTTAGTGGAGACGGTGCGCATTGTCCTCTTTGGCAAAGGAGCCTACTAG
- a CDS encoding O-antigen ligase family protein produces the protein MAKEPTSPPLSWKGQLLGLLAALIGVLFTLVPDSHSKLASWPWVFLFQVGLFCLAGWGLWMLLQDRPWRRLGSGLDWAAGLWAVALLLSMALAIYPGQARFYTLSACCYLIGLYTLVNWLETPQRRLQLGIAQGYVHVAFLVLSLGLWGATTLLPELNRLASLRPYGVDLPFDFGVVDLRNWAPLGHQNYVAGYLILALPLLAALAVLRSGQQRWLWWSGLVLGLVVLYTTSSRGGLLGLALLLLLSVALLPLSQRRRWLGVGAIAVLLTALLALNNRLQLLLGGLLTGQVQGETAYRLLTAQVGAALGLRQPLTGAGPGAVLLLFQRYRPSWAGREAEMAYQLHSTPVQLWADLGLLGSVAALITLVLVLRTVGQLWRLTENTDKVLAGSALGGLLAYVGFSLTDYQLDHPALAVPLLLNLALLISLLPGPPVAGRWRRAAAGGVSVALLLGVVWLVPVDRAWQLSSQGFAALSGRQVAAFVPALEQASALAPWEPYYPSQLGWNLVEQGQPEAGKRWFERAVQVAPDLEFGHSNLAWLKLSTGDPAGATQHFKRSAQLVPAKRGVFYGLAMSLLAQRRTDLAVRALTLEVLRDPVFATSPLWQTPLLQPLYAPVTAALDEACAELRLAQPQAESLKTFLDQVQLGLHWWLGERDVHSQTVQSVAPLMQKVLALAQGQTVEVRTPQTAGEALLAAWLNPQERERFLQQAWSRAVGLPPRPEDLAPLLQGLAASQSFDQWVKEKAPIRQYRRERSGFGVLSRHIDGPIPDDFLQVVDNVIMTNYLNELLPTSPFYLPELDRALQPWRDELLAKL, from the coding sequence TTGGCAAAGGAGCCTACTAGCCCCCCTCTGTCCTGGAAAGGGCAATTACTGGGACTGTTAGCGGCTCTGATCGGGGTGCTATTTACCCTGGTGCCCGATAGCCATAGCAAACTGGCCAGTTGGCCCTGGGTTTTTCTATTTCAGGTTGGGCTATTCTGCCTGGCGGGTTGGGGCTTGTGGATGCTGCTGCAAGACCGTCCCTGGCGCAGGTTGGGTAGTGGTTTGGACTGGGCAGCAGGACTGTGGGCAGTTGCCTTGTTACTGTCAATGGCACTGGCAATCTACCCAGGGCAGGCCCGTTTCTATACGCTGAGCGCCTGCTGCTATCTGATTGGTCTCTATACCCTGGTGAATTGGTTAGAAACTCCCCAACGTCGCCTACAGCTTGGCATTGCTCAGGGCTATGTGCATGTGGCCTTTTTAGTCCTTAGCCTAGGCCTGTGGGGAGCCACTACCCTGCTACCGGAACTGAACCGTCTAGCTTCTCTACGTCCCTATGGCGTCGATTTGCCCTTTGATTTTGGGGTTGTTGACCTGCGCAACTGGGCACCGTTGGGGCACCAAAACTATGTCGCCGGTTACCTGATTCTGGCGCTGCCGTTGCTGGCTGCGCTGGCCGTCTTGCGATCGGGTCAGCAGCGCTGGCTGTGGTGGTCTGGCCTAGTCTTGGGCTTGGTGGTGCTCTACACGACGAGTTCCCGTGGTGGGCTATTAGGGCTAGCTCTGTTGTTGCTGTTGAGTGTTGCCCTGCTGCCCCTGTCCCAGCGCCGGCGCTGGTTGGGAGTTGGAGCAATAGCAGTTCTGCTAACTGCCTTGCTCGCCTTAAATAACCGTCTGCAGCTTCTGTTAGGTGGCTTGTTAACGGGACAGGTCCAGGGAGAGACAGCCTACCGTTTGTTGACGGCTCAAGTGGGCGCCGCTCTGGGGTTAAGGCAACCACTTACTGGTGCAGGGCCAGGGGCCGTCCTCTTGCTATTCCAGCGTTATAGACCAAGCTGGGCTGGACGAGAGGCCGAAATGGCCTATCAGCTGCACAGCACGCCAGTGCAGCTCTGGGCAGATTTGGGTCTTCTGGGCAGCGTGGCCGCCTTGATCACTCTAGTGCTCGTGTTACGAACGGTAGGTCAGCTGTGGCGGCTCACAGAAAATACAGACAAGGTTCTGGCTGGGAGTGCGCTGGGTGGTTTATTGGCCTATGTTGGCTTCAGCTTGACGGACTACCAGCTAGATCACCCGGCTCTAGCGGTGCCCTTGCTGCTCAACTTGGCGCTGTTGATTTCACTATTACCAGGACCGCCTGTTGCTGGGCGGTGGCGACGAGCCGCAGCCGGTGGTGTTAGCGTCGCGCTTCTGCTGGGTGTTGTGTGGCTTGTACCAGTCGATCGGGCTTGGCAACTGTCTTCTCAAGGTTTTGCGGCTCTGAGCGGTAGGCAGGTAGCTGCCTTTGTCCCAGCTTTGGAACAGGCCAGTGCCTTGGCTCCTTGGGAGCCCTACTATCCCTCTCAACTAGGCTGGAATCTGGTTGAGCAAGGACAGCCGGAGGCTGGTAAACGCTGGTTTGAACGAGCCGTGCAAGTGGCTCCTGATTTGGAGTTTGGTCATAGCAACCTGGCTTGGTTAAAACTATCGACAGGTGATCCAGCGGGGGCCACTCAGCACTTTAAGCGCTCAGCTCAGTTGGTACCCGCTAAGCGAGGTGTGTTCTATGGCTTAGCAATGAGCTTGCTGGCGCAGCGACGAACAGACTTGGCAGTTCGGGCTCTAACACTAGAGGTTCTGCGCGACCCTGTATTTGCCACCAGCCCGCTTTGGCAAACGCCTCTTCTCCAACCCTTGTACGCTCCAGTCACCGCTGCCTTAGACGAAGCTTGCGCAGAACTTCGGCTGGCTCAGCCGCAAGCGGAATCGTTAAAAACTTTTCTGGATCAAGTTCAACTCGGTCTTCACTGGTGGTTAGGGGAGCGGGATGTCCACAGCCAAACGGTTCAGAGTGTTGCTCCACTGATGCAGAAGGTGCTTGCGTTAGCTCAGGGACAGACGGTAGAAGTGCGAACTCCCCAAACAGCGGGTGAAGCCTTGCTGGCGGCTTGGCTGAACCCACAGGAGCGTGAGCGCTTTTTGCAACAGGCTTGGAGCCGGGCTGTTGGCCTACCGCCTAGACCAGAAGATTTAGCGCCTTTGCTGCAAGGACTGGCTGCGTCCCAAAGCTTTGATCAATGGGTCAAAGAAAAGGCTCCGATTCGCCAGTATCGTCGTGAGCGAAGTGGTTTTGGTGTGCTCAGTCGACATATCGATGGGCCAATCCCAGATGATTTTCTACAGGTAGTCGATAACGTAATCATGACAAATTACTTAAATGAGTTGTTGCCGACCTCACCCTTCTACCTACCGGAGTTGGACCGAGCTTTGCAACCTTGGCGCGATGAGTTATTGGCGAAACTCTAG
- a CDS encoding ferritin family protein: MDLANSNTAKNLADAFAGESMANRKYLFFADVARKLGMADLAKLFRDTANQETEHAFAHFRLLHPELAVDDVSTLDASQKKALVARCLELAIEGETYEYTTMYPGFAEQARDDRDSGAAAEFQEQEAESREHAAMFRKAAHRFGLLTHIENHHAQQYTEALKALDGVAPSPKVAGTDPATRKWICLQCSMIYDPVTGDPDSGIAPGTPFEAIPNDWVCPVCQASKRSFVPYEEAIAA, encoded by the coding sequence GTGGATCTTGCTAACTCTAATACTGCTAAAAATCTAGCAGATGCCTTTGCTGGCGAATCAATGGCTAACCGCAAGTATTTATTCTTTGCGGATGTGGCTCGTAAGTTAGGAATGGCTGACTTAGCAAAGCTGTTTCGAGATACAGCGAATCAAGAAACAGAACACGCTTTCGCCCATTTTCGTCTCCTTCATCCCGAACTAGCGGTTGATGATGTTTCTACCTTGGATGCAAGCCAGAAAAAAGCACTTGTAGCTCGCTGTTTGGAATTAGCGATCGAGGGAGAAACCTACGAGTACACTACGATGTACCCTGGTTTTGCTGAGCAGGCGCGTGATGATAGAGATAGCGGTGCAGCCGCTGAGTTTCAAGAACAGGAAGCGGAATCTCGCGAACATGCCGCAATGTTTCGAAAGGCGGCACATCGCTTTGGCCTATTAACTCATATTGAGAATCATCACGCTCAACAGTACACAGAAGCGTTGAAAGCTTTGGATGGTGTTGCCCCTAGTCCTAAAGTGGCTGGTACTGACCCAGCCACTCGTAAGTGGATCTGTCTCCAGTGCTCGATGATTTACGATCCTGTAACTGGAGATCCGGATTCTGGTATTGCTCCTGGAACTCCGTTTGAAGCTATTCCCAATGATTGGGTTTGTCCTGTTTGTCAGGCATCCAAACGGTCCTTTGTACCCTATGAGGAAGCAATTGCAGCTTGA
- the psb35 gene encoding photosystem II assembly protein Psb35, whose translation MLIAEIPTIYLGVMGLGFVAAVGIGSIAWYNSERPSGWEDKERPDFIPKVDKAGNEVEDK comes from the coding sequence ATGCTCATCGCTGAAATTCCGACCATTTATCTGGGCGTGATGGGTCTTGGCTTCGTGGCAGCAGTTGGTATTGGCTCGATTGCCTGGTACAACTCTGAGCGTCCCTCGGGATGGGAGGACAAAGAGCGGCCTGATTTTATTCCTAAAGTGGATAAGGCTGGCAACGAGGTTGAAGATAAGTAA